The following are encoded in a window of Lampris incognitus isolate fLamInc1 chromosome 15, fLamInc1.hap2, whole genome shotgun sequence genomic DNA:
- the si:dkey-205h13.2 gene encoding cartilage intermediate layer protein 1 encodes MKLLLAAMFAGLHAERVLLATDMAESDPELDIEVNETIPVKPSAPSGGMAALDLEPDTDECWTGWFDRDDPTGSGDWETLSALQRENPGSICPRPLEIEVQTIYGRSMHETGDVIAVADANRGFICRNAHQRHKRRCDDYRVRFRCPISFCCEARPLCWTRWFNRDKPSGSGDWEHLVALRRKYKGEICDSPLRIDAVTADDMTPASSTGQTFHKYDVTSGFICRNKDQWRRRCLDYKVRFQCPCENIRLPY; translated from the exons ATGAAG CTGCTACTTGCTGCCATGTTTGCAGGTTTGCATGCCG AAAGGGTCCTGCTGGCGACCGATATGGCTGAATCAGACCCAGAGCTTGATATTGAAGTCAATG aaaCTATTCCGGTTAAACCCAGTGCTCCCTCGGGTGGTATGGCCGCCCTGGATCTGGAGCCTGATACTGACG AATGCTGGACAGGCTGGTTTGACAGAGATGACCCCACTGGATCAGGAGACTGGGAGACCCTCTCAGCTCTTCAAAGGGAGAATCCAGGAAGTATTTGCCCTAGGCCATTGGAAATTGAAGTCCAAACTATCTATGGGCGCAGCATGCATGAGACAGGGGATGTAATTGCTGT agcTGACGCAAACAGAGGGTTCATTTGCAGAAATGCCCATCAAAGACACAAAAGACGTTGTGATGATTACCGTGTTCGTTTCCGCTGCCCCATATCGTTCTGTTGTGAAG CGAGACCACTGTGCTGGACCCGCTGGTTTAACCGGGACAAACCCAGCGGATCAGGGGACTGGGAACATCTGGTAGCCCTGAGGAGGAAGTACAAAGGAGAGATTTGCGATTCCCCCCTCCGTATAGATGCTGTTACTGCTGATGATATGACCCCAGCCAGCTCTACTGGGCAGACCTTTCACAA GTACGATGTAACTTCAGGATTCATCTGTCGTAACAAGGACCAGTGGAGACGCAGATGTCTGGATTATAAAGTTCGGTTCCAATGCCCATGCGAAAATATTAGGCTGCCTTATTAA